GCCAACCGCGCCGGAACCAGATTAGCAACGTCATCGAGCCGCGCCGAGGCCCAGCCGAAGCGGCGGTAGCGATCGTCGCGGTGCCCGACCATCGAATCGAGCGTGTTGATCGCTTTGTAGGCCATCGCGGCCGGTGCGCCACCGAGAAGCGCGAACACCAGCGGCGCCACCACGCCATCGACGCTGCTCTCGGCGACCGTTTCAACCGCGGCGCGGACCACCTCGCTTTCGTCGAGGCTCCGCGTATCGCGGCCGACGATCATCGACAGTGCGCGGCGTGCCTGTGGCAAGTCGTCGCTGGCCAGGGCACGGTAGACATGGCCGCTCTCGACGGCCAGATCGCGGGCGGCGAGCGTCGTGTAAAGCAGCAAGGTCTGCGCCACGAGTCCCGTCCGCCAATCGCAGACCGTGGCGGCGGTGACAAGCGCGGCGGTAATCGCCCACGTGCCACCGACGATGACGGCAGTACACAGCAGGCCGGCGAAATAAGTGCGTCCCAAACAGTACACAAAAAGTTTTTCCAAAGTCGTTGCCGCAATACCAATCATCCACACGGGGTGCGGCAGCCAGCGCGGGTCGCCCAGCGCTAAATCGAGCGCGAAGGCGGCCGGCAAGCACCACTCCACGTTAGCTCCGGATAATTCGATAAAGCTGTTCCACATCAATCGCTTTCCTCACCGCCGCCGCTAGTGCATCGAAGCGGTCGCCGTGCGTCGCGCCGTTTCTGTAGGGAACGCCCTCTGTGGCGTTCCGCAGGGTGGCGGTTGACGGTCCATCGGTCGGCCACGGAACGCCACAGAGGGCATTCCCTACAGAAACCTCTCTCCCTCTCGCCGCCAGCCGCTCAAGCCACCACTGCCGAAAACCATCGTTATCGAACACACCATGAAGGTAAGTGCCCCACACGCGGCCGTCGGCGGAAGCCACGCCGTCGTATCCTTCGGCCGGAATGCCGTGCCGCCGCGAGATGTGAAACAGCGGCCGAGGGCCTGGGTTTCCCTGCGTACACCCAAGATGAATCTCGTAACCTTCCACCGCCGTGCCGCTCTCCACATGCACGCCTTCCACGCGGGCCGTCTCTTTCACCGGCTGAAAGATCGTGCTGCAATCGAGGAAGCCCAGACCCTCGGTCCGTTCCTCGTTCGATTCCGCATGCCCTGGGTCGAGGACCGAGCGGCCGAGCATTTGAAAGCCGCCACAGATACCTACGATCTCCACATTCGCCTCACGGGCCGCTCGCAACCAAGGCTCAAAACCGCGCTCGCGAAGGTGACGCAAATCGGCGATCGTACTCTTTGTGCCCGGCAGAATGATCGCGTCCGGCAGGTCGGCCGGCGGCTCGCTGACGTATCGTATCGCATCACCTAAAGCATCGAAATCGTTGAAGT
The Pirellulales bacterium DNA segment above includes these coding regions:
- the cbiB gene encoding adenosylcobinamide-phosphate synthase CbiB; translation: MWNSFIELSGANVEWCLPAAFALDLALGDPRWLPHPVWMIGIAATTLEKLFVYCLGRTYFAGLLCTAVIVGGTWAITAALVTAATVCDWRTGLVAQTLLLYTTLAARDLAVESGHVYRALASDDLPQARRALSMIVGRDTRSLDESEVVRAAVETVAESSVDGVVAPLVFALLGGAPAAMAYKAINTLDSMVGHRDDRYRRFGWASARLDDVANLVPARLARLIYPAASLLCGYNALRTWRTAWRDGRNSPSPNAGIAEAAVAGALGVRLGGTNFYEGVACARPFLGESLVPLARDHIPAAVRLMYCVSVLTLFLGLGLRMLAWHAW